One part of the Bradyrhizobium sp. CB1650 genome encodes these proteins:
- a CDS encoding adenylate/guanylate cyclase domain-containing protein: MHQVQERLLESKMTEVERARSWSPRVISKFESLIRGGDDLSLYRVNPLGFARDRAISEAESIDLFLHATRSGLFDMSWDVVCPQSGMVLDSFGALRTLKTHYVCGLCDVSGDTDLDDFIEVTFTVSPQLRRLPFHDLSSLSVEDFHWKARFLSDGRLPGQPIRFLDVLRDLVRGISFLPPGSTTALRAELAPGALAGVNVQTQASFAVNVVGEPATAPTRLLVKYDGGRFSPSSTAVPPGPAVIEVENCSATRGSLLLINWPPEILAQTDKPALDFDPYLSGGMLLARQTFRRLFRSERVDEKEGLGIRQVTLLFTDLKGSTAMYERLGDLNAYALVREHFALLGSTVQQHSGAIVKTIGDAVMAVFSRPTDAVSAALHILADIERYNAEHGNPSIILKIGAHCGPSIAVTLNENLDYFGQTVNVAARVQALADAGEICLSEALYSAPGVSQLLAGLNVVPFDAPLRGVDGNACVYRVT; encoded by the coding sequence ATGCATCAGGTTCAAGAGAGGCTCCTCGAAAGCAAGATGACCGAGGTCGAGCGGGCGCGCTCTTGGAGCCCGCGCGTCATCTCCAAATTCGAAAGCTTGATCAGGGGTGGCGATGACCTGTCTCTTTATCGCGTCAACCCGCTTGGCTTTGCACGCGACCGCGCCATCAGCGAAGCAGAGAGCATCGACCTGTTTCTCCATGCCACGCGGAGCGGTCTGTTCGACATGAGCTGGGATGTCGTCTGTCCCCAATCCGGCATGGTGCTCGACAGTTTCGGCGCCTTGCGAACCCTGAAAACCCACTACGTCTGCGGTCTGTGCGACGTCAGCGGCGATACCGACCTCGATGACTTCATCGAGGTGACTTTCACGGTGTCCCCCCAGCTTCGGAGGCTTCCCTTCCACGATCTCTCCTCGCTTTCGGTCGAAGACTTCCACTGGAAGGCCCGCTTCCTCAGCGACGGGCGCTTGCCCGGTCAACCGATCCGCTTCCTTGATGTCCTGCGCGATCTCGTTCGCGGTATTTCGTTCCTGCCTCCCGGCTCCACAACGGCGCTCAGGGCCGAGCTCGCTCCCGGCGCGCTCGCGGGGGTCAACGTGCAGACACAGGCAAGCTTCGCAGTGAATGTTGTCGGCGAGCCAGCGACGGCCCCGACGCGCTTGCTGGTCAAATATGATGGGGGCCGTTTTTCTCCGTCGTCGACCGCCGTGCCGCCCGGGCCGGCGGTGATTGAGGTGGAGAATTGCTCCGCCACACGCGGCTCGTTGCTTCTGATCAACTGGCCGCCCGAGATCCTGGCGCAGACGGACAAACCCGCCCTCGACTTTGATCCCTATTTGTCGGGCGGCATGCTACTCGCCCGACAGACCTTCCGACGACTGTTCCGGTCGGAGCGTGTCGATGAAAAGGAGGGCCTCGGCATCAGACAGGTGACCTTGCTGTTTACGGACCTCAAGGGATCGACCGCCATGTACGAGCGGCTTGGCGACCTCAATGCCTATGCGCTGGTGCGCGAGCACTTTGCCCTGCTCGGCTCAACCGTGCAGCAGCATTCGGGCGCGATCGTCAAAACGATCGGCGATGCCGTCATGGCCGTGTTCTCCCGACCGACCGATGCAGTATCGGCCGCGCTGCACATTCTGGCGGACATCGAGCGCTACAATGCCGAGCATGGCAATCCCAGCATCATCCTCAAGATAGGAGCCCATTGCGGGCCCTCGATCGCGGTCACGTTGAACGAAAACCTCGACTATTTCGGGCAGACCGTGAATGTTGCGGCGCGCGTACAGGCACTCGCCGACGCCGGAGAAATCTGCCTTTCGGAAGCGCTCTATTCGGCACCGGGCGTAAGTCAGCTCCTCGCCGGTCTCAACGTCGTTCCGTTCGACGCACCGCTTCGGGGCGTCGACGGAAATGCGTGCGTATACCGCGTGACGTAA
- a CDS encoding helix-turn-helix domain-containing protein, protein MVKRTSFAGDACPIARSLDAIGDWWSLLIIREALFGVRRFGEFQNKLGMAKNILAVRLRSLVDHGILATAPASDGSAYSEYVLTPKGHGVFPILVALRQWSEEYDDQPEEIATILVDRDKGRPVRKLELRAEDGRMLSPADTTLKPRPRRRRSAG, encoded by the coding sequence ATGGTGAAACGAACGAGCTTTGCGGGCGATGCCTGCCCGATCGCACGATCGCTGGACGCGATCGGCGACTGGTGGTCGCTCCTGATCATCCGCGAGGCATTGTTCGGCGTGCGCCGCTTCGGCGAGTTTCAGAACAAGCTCGGGATGGCGAAGAACATCCTGGCCGTGCGGCTGCGCTCGCTGGTCGACCACGGCATCCTGGCGACGGCCCCCGCCTCCGACGGCAGCGCCTATTCTGAATATGTGCTGACGCCGAAGGGACATGGCGTCTTCCCGATCCTGGTCGCACTCCGGCAATGGAGCGAGGAGTACGACGATCAGCCTGAGGAGATCGCGACCATCCTGGTCGATCGCGACAAGGGCCGGCCCGTGCGCAAGCTTGAGCTGCGCGCTGAGGACGGGCGGATGCTGAGTCCTGCCGACACCACGCTGAAGCCAAGGCCGCGGCGGCGCCGGAGCGCAGGTTAG
- a CDS encoding glucose 1-dehydrogenase, with the protein MRLRDKTALITGGNSGIGLATAKLFVAEGAKVIITGRNKETLEAAAKELGPNALAVAADATDIAATEAAIKTGAEKFGKLDIVFANAGIPGSTPLGSATLETFEKVISTNLTGVFFTVQSALPYINDNASIILNGSVISVLGIPGYSAYGAAKAGVRAMARIMASELSPRGIRVNVVAPGAIRTPIWGAAIATPEAEKAFEKRIALSTPLGRIGEPDHISKTVLFLASDDSAHVQGQEIFVDGGATASPSGAPIYRG; encoded by the coding sequence GTGAGACTGAGGGACAAGACGGCACTGATCACCGGCGGCAACAGCGGCATCGGACTTGCGACCGCAAAACTGTTCGTCGCCGAGGGCGCCAAGGTGATCATCACCGGACGCAACAAGGAAACGCTGGAGGCCGCAGCGAAAGAGCTCGGTCCGAATGCACTCGCGGTCGCTGCCGATGCCACCGACATCGCCGCGACCGAAGCCGCGATCAAGACGGGGGCCGAGAAGTTCGGCAAGCTCGACATCGTTTTCGCCAACGCCGGGATTCCCGGCAGCACGCCGCTCGGTTCGGCGACGCTGGAAACGTTCGAGAAGGTCATCAGCACCAACCTGACCGGTGTCTTCTTCACCGTTCAGTCCGCGCTGCCTTACATCAACGACAATGCCTCGATCATTCTCAACGGGTCGGTGATTTCCGTGCTCGGCATTCCCGGCTACTCGGCTTACGGCGCCGCCAAGGCCGGCGTGCGGGCGATGGCACGGATCATGGCGTCGGAGCTGTCGCCGCGCGGCATCCGCGTCAACGTGGTCGCGCCCGGGGCGATCCGCACGCCGATCTGGGGCGCTGCGATCGCAACACCCGAAGCCGAGAAAGCCTTCGAGAAGCGGATTGCGCTGTCGACGCCGCTCGGCCGCATTGGTGAACCAGATCACATCTCGAAGACGGTGCTGTTCCTCGCCTCGGATGATTCCGCGCACGTGCAGGGGCAGGAAATCTTCGTCGACGGCGGCGCAACGGCGTCTCCGAGTGGCGCGCCGATCTACCGCGGCTGA
- a CDS encoding FMN-dependent NADH-azoreductase, which translates to MKLLHIDSSVLGPHSVSRQVSAAIVDRLRQATPSLEIVYRDLTQTPLAHLSGSHLAVAQGAPAPAELGPDLAASAAVLDEFLRADVVVIGAPMYNFTIPSQLKAWIDRILVAGKTFKYGAAGPEGLAGGKRVIVAISRGGYYGAGSPAAALEHLETYLRGVLAFIGITNPEFIVADGIQVGPEHREKALAGALQAATSLRAA; encoded by the coding sequence ATGAAACTCCTCCATATCGACTCCAGCGTGCTCGGCCCCCACTCCGTCAGCCGGCAGGTTTCCGCCGCCATCGTCGACCGGCTGCGGCAGGCGACGCCGTCGCTCGAGATCGTCTATCGCGACCTGACGCAGACCCCGCTCGCCCATCTTTCCGGATCGCACCTTGCGGTCGCGCAAGGCGCGCCGGCACCGGCGGAGCTCGGCCCTGACCTCGCAGCCAGCGCGGCGGTGCTCGACGAGTTCCTCAGAGCCGATGTCGTGGTGATCGGCGCGCCCATGTACAACTTCACGATACCGAGCCAGCTCAAGGCCTGGATCGACCGCATCCTGGTGGCGGGGAAGACCTTCAAATACGGCGCGGCAGGACCCGAAGGGCTTGCTGGCGGCAAGCGCGTGATCGTGGCGATTTCGCGCGGCGGCTATTACGGCGCGGGCTCGCCGGCTGCGGCGCTGGAGCACTTGGAGACCTATTTGCGCGGCGTGCTTGCCTTCATCGGCATCACAAACCCCGAATTCATCGTCGCCGATGGCATCCAGGTTGGCCCTGAGCATCGTGAGAAAGCGCTGGCGGGCGCGCTCCAGGCAGCAACCAGCCTGCGCGCGGCCTAA
- a CDS encoding helix-turn-helix domain-containing protein, whose protein sequence is MGTSLKLTHTALPATPRPDPDHADCRGVASVLSRVGDKWSVFVIMMLGDGPKRFNELKRMINGISQRMLTLTLRGLERDGLVTRTIFPTIPPRVDYELTDLGRGLSRPVEALGKWAMEHLAQIEAARTRFDQRNDG, encoded by the coding sequence ATGGGCACATCTCTGAAACTGACACACACCGCTTTGCCTGCCACGCCGAGGCCGGATCCCGACCATGCGGACTGCCGCGGGGTCGCCTCCGTGCTGTCGCGCGTCGGCGACAAATGGAGTGTGTTCGTGATCATGATGCTCGGTGACGGGCCAAAGCGCTTCAACGAGCTCAAGCGCATGATCAATGGCATCTCGCAGCGGATGCTGACGCTGACGTTGCGCGGGCTGGAGCGCGACGGGCTGGTCACGCGCACGATCTTCCCGACCATTCCGCCGCGGGTGGATTACGAATTGACCGATCTCGGCCGTGGACTGTCGCGGCCCGTGGAGGCGCTCGGCAAATGGGCGATGGAGCATCTGGCGCAGATCGAGGCGGCACGTACGCGCTTCGATCAGCGCAATGATGGCTAA
- a CDS encoding amidase: MISLADLQRRIETGELSPDAAIARSLEAIEARDKDVRAFVRHDRSAKAQASGPLRGIAVGIKDIIDTADFPTEMGSQIYRGWQPRGDAPVVMMLKRAGATIVGKTTTTAFASRDPTPTLNPHNPGHSPGGSSSGSAAAVGAGMIPLALGTQTGGSVIRPAAYCGVAAIKPSFRMLPTVGVKCYSWALDTVGMFGARAEDLARGLLAMTGRSEFSDIGVAKAPRIGVVRQDFAGPVEPSAEQGLQAAIKAAERAGASVETVDMPEAVREAWRIHPIIQDFEAHRALAWEFSERHDEIAPMLRASLDATVGLTPKQYDEARRIGRRGRRELGEVFEGVDVLLTYSAPGTAPAKELATTGDPRYNRLWTLMGNPCVNVPVLKVDGLPIGVQVIARFGNDPGALAVARFLEEALAKSN, encoded by the coding sequence ATGATCTCACTCGCCGACCTCCAGCGCCGCATCGAAACCGGCGAGTTGTCACCCGATGCCGCAATTGCGCGATCGCTCGAGGCGATCGAGGCGCGGGACAAGGATGTCCGGGCCTTCGTGCGCCACGACAGGTCCGCGAAGGCGCAGGCCTCGGGTCCCCTGCGCGGCATCGCCGTCGGCATCAAGGACATCATCGACACCGCCGATTTCCCGACCGAGATGGGCTCACAGATCTATCGCGGTTGGCAGCCGCGCGGCGACGCGCCGGTCGTGATGATGCTGAAGCGCGCGGGCGCCACCATCGTCGGCAAGACCACGACCACGGCATTCGCCTCGCGCGACCCGACGCCGACGCTCAATCCGCACAATCCCGGCCATTCGCCGGGCGGCTCGTCCTCTGGCTCGGCCGCGGCCGTCGGCGCCGGCATGATTCCGTTGGCGCTGGGCACCCAGACTGGCGGCTCGGTGATCCGCCCCGCAGCCTATTGCGGTGTCGCGGCGATCAAGCCTTCGTTCCGCATGCTGCCGACGGTCGGGGTCAAGTGCTACTCCTGGGCACTCGACACGGTCGGCATGTTCGGCGCTCGCGCGGAGGATCTTGCGCGCGGGTTGTTGGCGATGACCGGTCGCAGCGAATTCTCCGACATTGGCGTAGCCAAGGCGCCGCGCATCGGCGTGGTCAGGCAGGACTTTGCCGGTCCCGTGGAGCCCTCGGCAGAGCAGGGGCTGCAAGCCGCGATCAAGGCGGCCGAGCGCGCCGGTGCCAGCGTCGAGACCGTCGACATGCCGGAGGCGGTGCGGGAAGCCTGGCGCATTCACCCGATCATCCAGGATTTCGAGGCGCATCGCGCTCTCGCCTGGGAATTTTCCGAGCGTCACGACGAGATCGCGCCGATGCTGCGCGCCAGCCTCGATGCGACGGTCGGCCTCACTCCGAAACAATATGACGAGGCGCGCCGGATCGGGCGGCGCGGCCGCCGCGAGCTCGGTGAAGTCTTCGAGGGCGTCGACGTGCTGCTGACCTACTCCGCGCCGGGCACGGCACCGGCGAAGGAGCTCGCCACCACGGGCGACCCCCGCTACAACCGGCTCTGGACGCTGATGGGCAATCCCTGCGTCAACGTGCCGGTGCTGAAGGTCGATGGCTTGCCGATCGGCGTGCAGGTGATCGCGCGCTTCGGCAACGATCCCGGCGCCCTCGCTGTTGCGCGTTTCCTGGAAGAGGCGCTGGCGAAATCAAACTAG
- a CDS encoding patatin-like phospholipase family protein: MSEKIVDAHDEGGLQGAARTPASMLLAAADIWSAAPSPPPVAEIAPASPPSPAPAPVAPTVPPIKPVIALAAAAPNRAHSEQWPPQKLSLALQGGGTFAAFTWGVLERLLEEPAIEFDTISGASAGAINALLLASGLAEGGREAARARLNRFWVRLMHEASFRSLMLVGGFSPAGSSVAFGPTLRSGQFDPFDLDPLRQALSRDIDFTALRESGCPKLLIAATRIRDGQQQIFGNDAITADVALASTCPPLVHCAVEIDGEAYWDGGFGGNPPLLRLAQETTASDLLLVQVTPARDSYVPITLAAIDRRLDQIAANAALNAEVAALEWVQSRTASELRLFRLAAEDEIEGLAQRSSADLGRGFIRLLHRSGRAAAERWLRKDAGLGVPSPKASDQKAVRAEPALV; encoded by the coding sequence ATGAGCGAGAAGATTGTCGACGCACATGACGAGGGTGGTTTGCAGGGTGCTGCACGCACGCCTGCAAGCATGCTGCTCGCCGCAGCGGACATCTGGTCCGCCGCGCCCTCGCCGCCTCCGGTCGCGGAGATTGCGCCTGCGTCGCCGCCATCGCCCGCGCCTGCCCCCGTCGCACCAACAGTGCCACCGATCAAGCCCGTCATCGCCCTCGCCGCTGCCGCGCCGAATCGCGCCCACTCCGAGCAGTGGCCGCCGCAAAAACTGTCGCTGGCGCTCCAGGGCGGCGGCACCTTTGCCGCCTTCACCTGGGGCGTGCTCGAGCGGCTCTTGGAAGAGCCGGCCATCGAATTCGACACCATCAGCGGCGCCAGCGCAGGCGCCATCAACGCGCTGCTGCTCGCCTCCGGTCTCGCCGAAGGCGGACGCGAAGCGGCCCGCGCCCGGCTGAACCGGTTCTGGGTTCGGCTAATGCATGAGGCCTCGTTCCGCTCGCTGATGCTGGTCGGCGGGTTTTCACCGGCGGGAAGCTCGGTCGCGTTCGGACCGACGCTGCGCTCCGGGCAGTTCGATCCGTTCGATCTCGATCCGCTGCGGCAGGCACTGTCGCGCGACATCGATTTTACCGCTCTGCGCGAGTCGGGCTGTCCGAAGCTCCTGATCGCGGCGACGCGGATCCGCGACGGGCAGCAGCAGATCTTCGGCAATGACGCGATCACCGCCGATGTCGCGCTGGCCTCGACCTGCCCCCCTCTGGTGCACTGCGCGGTCGAGATCGACGGCGAGGCCTATTGGGACGGCGGCTTCGGCGGCAACCCGCCGCTGCTGCGGCTGGCACAGGAGACGACGGCCTCCGACCTCCTGCTCGTCCAGGTCACGCCGGCGCGCGACAGCTATGTGCCGATCACGCTCGCGGCGATTGACCGCCGGCTCGATCAGATCGCGGCCAATGCCGCACTGAACGCCGAGGTCGCGGCGCTCGAATGGGTGCAATCGCGGACCGCATCGGAGCTGCGCCTGTTCAGGCTTGCGGCGGAAGACGAGATCGAGGGATTGGCGCAACGCTCATCCGCCGATCTCGGGCGCGGCTTCATCCGTCTGTTGCACCGGAGCGGCCGCGCGGCCGCGGAGCGATGGCTCCGGAAAGATGCAGGTCTCGGCGTGCCCTCGCCCAAAGCGTCCGATCAGAAGGCCGTTCGCGCCGAGCCGGCGCTAGTTTGA
- the plsY gene encoding glycerol-3-phosphate 1-O-acyltransferase PlsY, translating to MGLEAFLPVAFVIGYLLGSIPFGLVLTKLAGTQDLRSIGSGNIGATNVLRTGRKGLAAATLLLDALKGTAAVVIAGYVAGANAAMLAGLGAFLGHLFPVWLKFKGGKGVAVYIGILLGLFWPGAVVFCLLWLATAFTTRYSSLSALVASFVTPLFLWWFGHPALASLFAVLTLLLFCMHRENIKRLQSGAEGRIGQKS from the coding sequence ATGGGGCTTGAAGCATTCCTTCCCGTAGCCTTCGTCATCGGCTACCTCCTCGGCTCGATTCCGTTCGGCCTGGTGCTGACAAAGCTTGCCGGCACGCAGGATCTGCGCTCGATCGGCTCCGGCAATATCGGCGCCACCAACGTGCTGCGCACGGGACGCAAGGGGCTCGCCGCGGCGACCCTGCTGCTCGACGCGCTCAAGGGTACCGCGGCAGTGGTGATCGCCGGTTACGTTGCAGGCGCCAATGCCGCGATGCTGGCGGGACTCGGCGCCTTCCTCGGCCATCTCTTCCCGGTCTGGCTCAAGTTCAAAGGCGGCAAGGGCGTTGCGGTCTATATCGGCATCCTGCTCGGCCTGTTCTGGCCGGGCGCCGTGGTGTTCTGCCTGCTCTGGCTCGCAACCGCCTTCACCACGCGCTACTCCTCGCTGTCGGCTCTGGTCGCAAGCTTCGTCACGCCGTTGTTCCTGTGGTGGTTCGGCCACCCGGCCCTGGCATCGCTGTTCGCAGTGCTGACGCTGCTGCTGTTCTGCATGCACCGGGAGAACATCAAGCGGCTGCAGTCCGGCGCCGAGGGCCGGATCGGGCAGAAATCGTAA
- a CDS encoding dihydroorotase — MLTDRRPILLANARVVDPSRDFDGIGDVLIADGIVRETRRGIGAAGVPEGTDIVNCSGKIVAPGLVDMRAFVGEPGFSHRETFASASQAAATGGITTIICQPDTSPVIDNSATVDFVMRRARDTAIVNIQPMAALTKGLRGEEMTEFGLLKAAGAVAFSDGDRSVTNSQVMRRALTYARDFDALIVHHTEDPDLVGEGVMNEGEFATRLGLMGIPNAAEAVILERDMRLVALTGGRYHAASLSCVDSLDILKRARDSGLAVSASVSINHIALNENDIGPYRTFLKLSPPLRTEDDRRALVAAVAAGLVDVIMSDHNPQDVEVKRLPFAEAAPGAVGLETMLPAGLRLVHNGEMELKTLIRAMSTRPAEILGLPGGTLRTGAPADVIVIDPDTPWVVDPVDLKSPCKNTPFDEARFTGRVMRTIVGGRTVYEHV; from the coding sequence ATGTTGACCGACCGCCGCCCGATCCTGCTCGCCAACGCCCGCGTCGTCGATCCCTCACGGGATTTCGACGGCATTGGCGACGTCCTGATCGCCGACGGCATCGTCCGCGAGACGCGCCGCGGCATCGGCGCGGCCGGCGTCCCCGAAGGCACCGACATCGTCAACTGCTCCGGCAAGATCGTCGCCCCCGGCCTGGTCGACATGCGCGCCTTCGTCGGCGAGCCGGGCTTCAGCCATCGCGAGACTTTCGCGTCGGCGAGCCAGGCGGCCGCGACCGGCGGCATCACCACCATCATCTGCCAGCCCGATACCTCCCCGGTCATCGACAATTCGGCAACCGTCGATTTCGTGATGCGCAGAGCCCGCGACACCGCGATCGTCAACATCCAGCCGATGGCGGCACTGACCAAGGGCCTGCGCGGCGAGGAGATGACCGAGTTCGGCCTGCTCAAGGCCGCCGGCGCCGTCGCTTTCAGCGACGGTGACAGAAGCGTGACCAATTCGCAGGTGATGCGCCGCGCGCTGACCTACGCCCGCGATTTCGACGCGCTGATCGTGCACCACACCGAGGATCCCGATCTCGTCGGCGAAGGCGTGATGAACGAAGGCGAGTTCGCAACCCGCCTCGGCCTGATGGGCATCCCGAACGCCGCCGAAGCGGTGATCCTGGAGCGCGACATGCGGCTGGTCGCGCTGACCGGCGGCCGCTATCACGCGGCCTCGCTGTCCTGCGTCGATTCCCTCGACATTTTGAAGCGCGCCCGCGACTCCGGCCTTGCCGTCAGCGCCTCGGTCTCGATCAACCACATCGCGCTGAACGAGAACGACATCGGGCCCTACCGCACCTTCCTGAAGCTGTCGCCGCCGCTGCGGACCGAGGACGACCGCCGCGCGCTGGTCGCTGCGGTGGCCGCGGGTCTCGTCGACGTCATCATGTCCGACCACAATCCGCAGGACGTCGAAGTCAAGCGCCTGCCGTTCGCAGAGGCAGCCCCCGGTGCCGTCGGCCTCGAGACCATGCTGCCCGCAGGCCTGAGGCTGGTGCATAATGGCGAGATGGAACTGAAGACGCTGATCCGCGCGATGTCGACCCGGCCCGCCGAGATCCTCGGCCTGCCGGGCGGAACCTTGCGCACGGGCGCGCCGGCGGACGTCATCGTGATCGACCCCGATACGCCGTGGGTCGTCGATCCCGTCGATCTCAAATCACCCTGCAAGAACACCCCGTTCGACGAGGCCCGCTTCACCGGCCGCGTGATGCGCACCATCGTCGGCGGGCGGACGGTCTATGAGCATGTCTAG
- a CDS encoding aspartate carbamoyltransferase catalytic subunit encodes MTSKSTFVLGHRHLLGIEGLSAADITGLLDLSEEYVELNRQVDKKRTVLRGRTQVNLFFEASTRTQSSFELAGKRLGADVMNMSVTSSSIRKGETLMDTAVTLNAMHPDILVVRHHASGAVELLARKVDGSVINAGDGAHEHPTQALLDALTIRRNKGRIEGLVVAICGDVLHSRVARSNIILLNTMGARVRVVGPSTLLPPGIERMGVEVARDMREGLEGADIVMMLRLQRERMNGSFVPSSSEYFNYFGLDQKKLAYAKPDALVMHPGPMNRGVEIDSAVADGAQSLIREQVEMGVAVRMAVLEALARNLPNA; translated from the coding sequence ATGACATCGAAATCGACCTTCGTCCTCGGCCACCGGCATTTGCTGGGCATCGAGGGCCTTTCCGCGGCCGACATCACCGGCCTCCTCGACCTGTCCGAAGAATATGTCGAGCTCAACCGCCAGGTTGACAAGAAGCGCACCGTCCTGCGTGGACGGACGCAGGTGAACCTGTTCTTCGAGGCCTCAACCCGGACCCAGTCCTCGTTCGAGCTCGCCGGCAAGCGGCTCGGCGCGGACGTCATGAACATGTCGGTGACATCGTCGTCGATCCGCAAGGGCGAAACGCTGATGGACACCGCGGTCACGCTGAACGCGATGCACCCGGACATCCTGGTGGTGCGCCATCACGCCTCCGGCGCGGTGGAACTGCTGGCGCGCAAGGTTGACGGTTCCGTGATCAATGCCGGCGATGGCGCGCATGAGCATCCGACGCAAGCCCTGCTCGACGCGCTGACCATCCGCCGCAACAAGGGCCGGATCGAGGGACTCGTGGTCGCGATCTGCGGCGACGTGCTGCATTCGCGCGTCGCCCGCTCCAACATCATCCTGCTCAACACCATGGGCGCGCGGGTCCGCGTCGTCGGCCCCTCCACGCTGCTGCCGCCAGGGATCGAGCGGATGGGCGTCGAAGTCGCACGCGACATGCGCGAGGGGCTGGAGGGCGCCGACATCGTCATGATGCTGAGGCTCCAGCGCGAGCGCATGAACGGCTCCTTCGTGCCCTCATCCAGCGAGTACTTCAACTATTTCGGGCTCGACCAGAAGAAACTCGCTTACGCCAAGCCGGACGCACTCGTGATGCATCCCGGTCCCATGAACCGCGGCGTGGAGATCGACTCGGCCGTCGCCGATGGCGCGCAGTCCCTGATCCGCGAACAAGTGGAAATGGGCGTTGCCGTGCGCATGGCCGTGCTGGAAGCGCTCGCCCGCAACTTACCGAACGCGTGA
- a CDS encoding M15 family metallopeptidase, which produces MISAAHAQSLPGGFVYLHDIDPSIIQDIRYATSNNFVGRPLNGYGAGECVVKREVGMRLKAVQQELASQNLSLKMFDCYRPARASLDMVAWSQNGRETAAERRYNPKIPKTELFRLGYIASRSQHSTGAALDLTLVDLKADNSAKFDRSKAYADCTAPVDARPPEGSVDMGTGYDCTDVKGHTSAPSITPEQRAWRRRLVAAMARQGFVNYSKEWWHFSLPGAGGAAYDFPIQPRRN; this is translated from the coding sequence ATGATCAGCGCCGCCCACGCCCAATCGCTGCCCGGCGGCTTTGTCTACTTGCACGACATCGACCCCAGCATCATCCAGGACATCCGCTACGCCACGTCAAACAATTTCGTCGGCCGTCCCCTCAACGGCTATGGCGCGGGCGAATGCGTGGTGAAGCGCGAGGTGGGGATGCGGCTGAAGGCGGTTCAGCAGGAACTCGCCAGCCAAAACCTCTCGCTCAAGATGTTCGACTGCTACCGGCCGGCGCGGGCGTCCCTCGACATGGTCGCGTGGTCGCAGAACGGCCGCGAGACGGCCGCCGAGCGGCGTTACAACCCGAAGATCCCCAAGACCGAGCTGTTTCGCCTCGGCTATATCGCGAGCCGCTCGCAGCATTCCACCGGCGCCGCGCTCGACCTGACACTGGTCGATCTCAAAGCCGACAATTCCGCCAAATTCGATCGATCAAAAGCCTATGCCGACTGCACCGCGCCGGTCGACGCCCGGCCGCCGGAAGGCAGCGTCGACATGGGCACCGGCTATGACTGCACCGATGTGAAGGGCCATACTTCGGCACCATCGATCACGCCGGAACAGCGCGCCTGGCGCAGGCGGCTCGTTGCTGCCATGGCCAGGCAAGGCTTTGTGAACTATTCGAAGGAGTGGTGGCATTTTTCCCTGCCGGGGGCGGGCGGGGCGGCCTATGATTTCCCGATCCAGCCGCGGCGGAACTGA